Proteins encoded together in one Chryseobacterium taklimakanense window:
- a CDS encoding NADPH-dependent FMN reductase: MKILAFAGSISSDSINRKLVEYVSSRFDGHDVELLDLNDYEMPFFSSDREREIGVHPLAQKFADKIDASDLIIMSLAEYNSAYTAAFKNVFDWVSRIKGRKHFGEKPIFLLSTAPGPGGGKNVSEVFMKRAPFSGAHVLTNFVLPKFKETFEEGKGIIDEEKRAELEEKIDLVISHINP, from the coding sequence ATGAAAATATTAGCCTTTGCAGGAAGCATTTCCTCAGATTCCATCAACAGGAAACTTGTAGAATACGTATCGTCGCGTTTTGACGGCCATGATGTTGAACTTCTGGATTTGAACGATTATGAAATGCCGTTTTTCAGCAGCGACCGCGAAAGAGAAATCGGCGTGCATCCTTTGGCGCAAAAATTTGCAGATAAAATTGATGCTTCGGATCTGATCATTATGTCGCTGGCTGAATACAATTCGGCGTATACTGCGGCTTTTAAAAATGTCTTCGACTGGGTTTCGAGAATCAAGGGGCGCAAACATTTCGGCGAAAAACCAATCTTTTTGCTGTCAACCGCGCCCGGTCCCGGAGGTGGAAAAAACGTTTCCGAAGTTTTTATGAAGCGTGCGCCTTTCAGCGGAGCCCACGTGCTTACAAATTTTGTCCTCCCTAAATTCAAAGAAACTTTTGAGGAAGGAAAAGGCATCATCGACGAAGAGAAAAGAGCCGAGCTGGAAGAGAAAATTGATCTCGTAATATCTCATATCAATCCATAA
- a CDS encoding glycoside hydrolase family 13 protein — MKKTILFLFISVFSFAQIQKVEPAFWWKGMKNHELQILLYGKNIANQTVALSDGVLIKNLQKVENPNYVFITVNTGEIKTSKFNINLKKGKKLISSYSYELKDRNPGSAERSSFSSKDVIYLIMPDRFANGDETNDSKPDLTEKANRNLPSGRHGGDLRGIIKNLDYLQNLGVTALWLTPANEDNEKQTSYHGYAQTDLYKIDGRYGTNEEYLELSRELKKRGMMLIQDYVTNHWGISHWLIQDLPTKDWIHQFTDGEGKYGFKRSNYRTTSQFDKNVSEIDKKEALNGWFDTTMPDLNQSNPLVLKYLTQNAIWWIEYAELGGLRVDTYPYNDKEAMAKWAKAITDEYPNFNIVGEAWMYQPAHIAYWQRDSKIAEAVGYNSNLPSVMDFTLYTDLPGALQEAENWDKGMIKIYNALGSDFLYPDINNILVFFENHDTERFNEIFNANPDAYKMALTLISTIRGIPQLYYGSEIGMRGEKSKGDADIRRDFPGGWKSDKQNAFNPQTQTKEQKEFYDFTQKILNWRKGKEVIHTGKTTHYMPKESVYVYFRYNEKEKVMVVLNNNAKEQTLDLSRFAESLNGISAGQDVITGKTFQLKPENKLTVSPKTSLILELN, encoded by the coding sequence ATGAAAAAAACAATTTTATTTCTGTTCATTTCCGTTTTTTCCTTCGCTCAAATCCAAAAGGTAGAGCCTGCATTCTGGTGGAAAGGGATGAAGAATCACGAACTTCAGATTTTACTTTACGGCAAAAATATTGCCAACCAAACAGTTGCACTTTCAGACGGTGTTCTGATCAAAAATCTGCAGAAAGTTGAAAATCCCAATTACGTGTTCATCACGGTAAATACAGGTGAAATTAAAACTTCAAAGTTCAATATTAACCTGAAAAAAGGTAAGAAATTAATCAGTTCATACTCTTACGAACTGAAAGACAGAAATCCGGGATCTGCAGAAAGAAGTTCATTTTCATCCAAAGATGTCATTTATCTGATCATGCCCGACCGCTTTGCAAACGGTGATGAAACCAACGATTCCAAACCGGATTTAACCGAAAAGGCAAACCGAAACTTGCCAAGCGGAAGACATGGTGGCGATTTGCGGGGCATTATAAAAAATTTAGACTATCTTCAAAATTTGGGGGTTACCGCACTGTGGCTCACGCCCGCAAACGAGGACAACGAAAAGCAGACATCCTATCACGGTTACGCCCAGACCGATCTTTATAAAATTGATGGCAGATACGGAACCAACGAAGAATACCTCGAACTTTCACGGGAGTTGAAAAAACGCGGAATGATGCTCATTCAGGATTACGTCACAAACCACTGGGGAATTTCTCACTGGCTCATTCAGGATTTACCGACAAAAGACTGGATTCACCAGTTCACGGATGGGGAAGGCAAATATGGTTTCAAACGTTCCAATTACCGCACGACTTCACAATTCGACAAAAACGTTTCCGAAATTGATAAAAAAGAAGCGCTCAATGGTTGGTTCGATACCACGATGCCGGATCTTAACCAAAGCAATCCGTTGGTTTTAAAATATTTAACCCAAAATGCGATTTGGTGGATCGAGTATGCTGAACTCGGCGGCCTGCGTGTGGACACTTATCCGTACAACGACAAAGAAGCCATGGCAAAATGGGCAAAAGCCATCACCGACGAGTACCCGAATTTCAACATCGTGGGCGAGGCGTGGATGTATCAGCCGGCGCATATCGCGTACTGGCAGAGGGATTCCAAGATTGCAGAAGCGGTGGGGTATAATTCCAATTTGCCGTCAGTGATGGATTTCACGCTGTATACCGATTTGCCAGGTGCTTTGCAGGAAGCTGAAAACTGGGACAAGGGCATGATCAAAATCTACAACGCTCTGGGCAGTGATTTCCTTTATCCGGACATCAACAATATCCTGGTGTTCTTCGAAAATCACGATACAGAAAGGTTCAACGAGATTTTCAATGCCAATCCGGATGCTTATAAAATGGCTTTAACTTTAATCTCCACCATTCGCGGGATTCCGCAGCTTTATTACGGCTCCGAAATCGGAATGCGGGGTGAGAAATCTAAAGGGGATGCCGACATCCGCAGGGATTTTCCAGGTGGCTGGAAGAGCGATAAACAGAATGCTTTCAATCCACAAACTCAAACCAAAGAGCAGAAGGAGTTTTACGATTTTACCCAAAAAATCCTGAACTGGCGCAAAGGAAAAGAGGTGATCCACACCGGAAAAACGACGCACTATATGCCTAAAGAAAGTGTTTATGTGTATTTCAGATACAATGAAAAAGAAAAAGTGATGGTAGTTCTAAACAATAATGCAAAGGAACAAACGCTGGATTTAAGCCGCTTTGCAGAAAGTTTAAACGGAATTTCGGCAGGACAGGATGTCATCACCGGAAAAACTTTTCAGCTAAAACCAGAAAATAAATTAACCGTTTCACCAAAAACTTCATTAATTTTAGAATTGAATTAG
- a CDS encoding DUF808 domain-containing protein: protein MASGFFAILDDIAALMDDIAVTSKVATKQTAGILGDDLAVNAEKATGFLSSREIPVLLQIMKGSFINKLIIVPIAFLLQWMYPPAIKIILVLGGLYLAFEGVEKMIEYFFHKKEESGKEVIEEIEAPGTSGEAEEKSKVKSAITTDFILSIEIVIIALGTVLKEPLMVQIITVSIVSIIATVGVYGIVALIVRMDDAGFKLIKKSGQKGFLNTLGEFLVKALPWVIKALGVIGTVALILVAGGIFDHNIDYLHHLLPNVPSMLKQAIYGIVGGLVMLPVFILFKRAFKFVKKAN, encoded by the coding sequence ATGGCTTCAGGCTTTTTTGCTATCCTCGACGATATTGCTGCACTGATGGACGACATCGCAGTAACTTCCAAAGTTGCAACCAAACAGACCGCCGGTATCCTGGGGGATGACCTCGCTGTGAATGCGGAAAAGGCGACAGGCTTCCTTTCCTCACGCGAAATACCTGTGCTGCTTCAGATTATGAAGGGCTCTTTCATCAATAAACTCATCATTGTTCCGATTGCTTTTCTGCTGCAGTGGATGTATCCGCCCGCGATTAAAATTATTCTCGTTTTGGGTGGGCTTTATCTTGCTTTTGAAGGCGTGGAGAAGATGATCGAATATTTTTTTCATAAAAAAGAAGAAAGCGGTAAGGAAGTGATTGAAGAAATCGAAGCGCCCGGAACCAGCGGCGAGGCTGAGGAAAAATCAAAGGTAAAGTCTGCGATCACGACAGATTTTATCCTTTCCATAGAAATTGTAATCATAGCTCTGGGAACGGTCCTTAAGGAACCGCTGATGGTACAGATCATCACGGTTTCCATCGTTTCTATCATTGCAACTGTAGGTGTTTACGGAATTGTAGCACTGATTGTAAGGATGGACGATGCCGGTTTTAAACTGATTAAAAAGTCGGGACAAAAAGGTTTTCTGAATACTTTAGGAGAATTTCTGGTAAAAGCGTTGCCATGGGTGATAAAAGCGCTCGGCGTAATCGGTACTGTCGCTTTGATCCTGGTTGCCGGCGGAATTTTCGATCATAATATTGATTATCTTCATCACCTTTTGCCAAATGTTCCTTCGATGCTGAAACAGGCCATTTACGGAATCGTGGGCGGATTGGTAATGCTTCCGGTTTTTATACTGTTTAAAAGAGCATTTAAATTTGTGAAAAAAGCGAACTGA
- a CDS encoding pirin family protein, giving the protein MKTVLHKAATRGHQDHGWLKANHTFSFANYYDPERVHFGALRVLNDDHVEGGMGFGMHPHANMEIITIPLSGELHHKDSMGNFGAIQKGEIQVMSAGTGVQHSEFNGREDEAVKLLQIWVIPNKMGVQPRYDQIKIADSAKPNDFQQIVSPNPDGEGSWIHQDAWFNLANFDKGTAKEYELKKEGNGVYVFMISGKAKVGEGELSERDGLGLSETDRFTVEALENAEILLMEVPMNLPRM; this is encoded by the coding sequence ATGAAAACAGTACTTCATAAAGCGGCCACCCGCGGGCACCAAGACCACGGCTGGCTAAAGGCGAACCATACGTTCAGCTTTGCCAATTATTACGATCCTGAAAGAGTGCATTTTGGCGCACTCCGAGTGCTGAACGATGATCATGTGGAAGGAGGAATGGGTTTCGGCATGCACCCGCACGCCAATATGGAGATTATTACTATTCCGCTGAGCGGCGAGCTGCACCACAAGGATTCGATGGGCAATTTTGGGGCGATCCAGAAAGGTGAAATCCAGGTGATGAGCGCCGGAACCGGAGTGCAGCACAGCGAGTTCAACGGTCGCGAAGATGAAGCGGTGAAACTGCTTCAGATCTGGGTAATTCCGAACAAAATGGGCGTTCAGCCACGCTACGACCAGATTAAAATTGCGGACAGTGCGAAACCGAACGATTTTCAGCAGATCGTATCTCCAAATCCGGACGGTGAGGGCAGCTGGATTCATCAGGATGCGTGGTTCAACCTGGCGAATTTCGACAAAGGGACGGCAAAGGAATATGAACTGAAGAAGGAAGGCAACGGCGTGTATGTTTTTATGATTTCAGGGAAAGCGAAAGTAGGAGAGGGGGAACTGTCTGAACGCGATGGACTTGGCCTCTCCGAAACGGATCGCTTCACCGTAGAAGCCCTTGAAAACGCCGAAATTCTCCTGATGGAAGTTCCGATGAACTTGCCAAGAATGTAA
- a CDS encoding nuclear transport factor 2 family protein has product MKKLFLLLFAITFAFTNAQTKGFYENVQKKNVSRVLDDLNAYAASADFKNYFDLFAEESTFIGTDASEIWNKKEFMAYAKPHFDKGKAWSFKSLKRDITFSKDGKYAWFDELLETQMKICRGSGVLEKIGNTWKIRQYILSMTIPNEVSNDVIKIKSELETKKIEELKK; this is encoded by the coding sequence ATGAAAAAACTGTTTTTACTTTTATTCGCAATAACTTTTGCATTCACAAACGCCCAAACCAAAGGCTTCTACGAAAACGTGCAAAAGAAAAACGTTTCCAGAGTACTGGATGATTTGAATGCCTACGCCGCATCAGCCGACTTCAAAAATTATTTCGATTTATTTGCGGAAGAATCCACCTTCATCGGTACGGATGCCAGCGAAATCTGGAACAAAAAAGAATTTATGGCTTACGCGAAACCTCATTTCGACAAGGGAAAAGCGTGGAGTTTCAAATCTTTGAAAAGAGACATCACCTTCAGCAAAGACGGTAAATACGCCTGGTTTGACGAATTACTGGAAACCCAAATGAAAATCTGCCGCGGCTCCGGCGTCCTGGAAAAAATCGGAAACACCTGGAAAATCCGCCAGTACATCCTGTCCATGACCATTCCGAATGAGGTCTCGAATGACGTCATCAAAATAAAATCCGAATTAGAAACCAAAAAAATAGAAGAATTAAAAAAATGA
- the purN gene encoding phosphoribosylglycinamide formyltransferase — MKNIVILVSGSGTNLQRIIDCIESGEIANAKISMVVADRNCYGLERAEHANIPNQLIKRGKSFSEHLEKIIPENTDLIVLSGFLSILSSDFTEKFKGKIINIHPALLPKFGGFGMWGMNVHNAVLEAKEEESGASVHFVTSGIDEGEIILQGKVPVDENDTPETLAAKVHEIEYEIFPKAINKILNG; from the coding sequence ATGAAAAATATAGTTATCCTCGTCAGCGGTTCCGGAACCAACCTCCAGCGTATTATCGATTGTATTGAGAGCGGCGAGATTGCCAATGCCAAAATTTCAATGGTGGTTGCAGACCGCAACTGTTACGGGCTGGAGCGCGCTGAGCATGCAAACATTCCAAATCAGCTCATTAAACGCGGGAAGTCGTTTTCAGAACATCTGGAAAAAATAATCCCTGAAAACACGGATCTGATTGTTTTGTCAGGTTTCCTTTCGATTTTAAGCAGTGATTTTACCGAGAAATTTAAAGGAAAAATCATCAACATACACCCGGCATTGCTGCCAAAGTTTGGTGGCTTCGGCATGTGGGGGATGAATGTTCACAACGCCGTTTTAGAAGCTAAAGAAGAGGAAAGTGGCGCCAGTGTACATTTCGTAACTTCAGGGATCGACGAAGGTGAAATCATTCTGCAGGGAAAAGTTCCGGTAGATGAAAATGATACCCCAGAAACGCTGGCTGCAAAGGTACACGAGATAGAATATGAGATTTTCCCGAAAGCCATAAACAAAATTTTAAATGGATAG
- the purM gene encoding phosphoribosylformylglycinamidine cyclo-ligase — MSNTYKSAGVDKEEGYRTVDKIKSAVAETHNKNVLNNLGSFGAFYEIGGYKNPVLVSGTDGIGTKLKVALDTKNYGSIGIDCFAMCANDIVCHGAKPLFFLDYLACGKLDADVAAEIVMGMVKACKDNECALIGGETAEMPGMYQPGDYDVAGFCVGIVEKDQVIDGSKIKKGDKIIALPSSGFHSNGFSLVRKIFPDFNEEFEGKPIHETLLIPTKLYYQDIKKLMENVEISGIAHITGGGLIENLPRIIPEGLCASINESEIRVPSVMLELEKRGNIDRMEMHGTFNMGVGMTVVVDEQYVAKVLELLPDAYEIGEIVEDSKKIRFK, encoded by the coding sequence ATGAGCAACACTTACAAATCTGCCGGTGTAGACAAAGAAGAAGGCTACAGAACTGTTGACAAAATAAAATCTGCTGTGGCAGAGACCCATAACAAAAATGTGCTGAACAATCTTGGAAGTTTCGGGGCGTTTTATGAAATCGGAGGCTATAAAAATCCGGTTCTCGTTTCCGGAACCGATGGTATTGGGACCAAACTGAAAGTGGCTTTGGATACCAAAAATTACGGTTCCATCGGGATAGACTGTTTCGCGATGTGTGCCAACGATATCGTATGTCACGGTGCAAAGCCTCTGTTTTTCCTGGATTACCTGGCTTGCGGGAAGCTGGATGCAGATGTAGCCGCAGAAATCGTCATGGGAATGGTGAAAGCATGCAAAGACAATGAATGTGCCTTAATTGGAGGCGAAACTGCGGAAATGCCGGGTATGTATCAGCCGGGAGATTACGATGTGGCGGGTTTCTGTGTAGGAATTGTAGAGAAAGATCAGGTGATTGACGGGTCCAAAATCAAGAAAGGTGATAAAATCATCGCGCTGCCAAGTTCAGGCTTTCACAGTAATGGATTTTCGTTGGTAAGAAAAATTTTCCCGGACTTCAACGAAGAATTTGAAGGAAAACCAATACATGAAACGCTTTTAATTCCGACAAAACTGTACTATCAGGATATTAAAAAACTGATGGAAAATGTGGAAATCAGCGGAATTGCACACATCACAGGCGGCGGTTTGATTGAGAATCTTCCGAGAATTATTCCGGAAGGCCTTTGCGCGAGCATCAATGAATCTGAAATCAGGGTTCCAAGTGTAATGCTTGAGCTCGAAAAACGCGGAAATATCGACAGAATGGAAATGCATGGCACTTTTAACATGGGCGTGGGAATGACTGTTGTGGTCGATGAACAGTACGTTGCAAAAGTTCTGGAATTGCTTCCCGATGCCTATGAGATTGGGGAAATAGTAGAGGATTCCAAGAAGATTAGATTTAAGTAA
- a CDS encoding glycoside hydrolase family 97 protein, translating into MRKNIIGAVFLFATGFAINAQTLKSPDGKFEMNFQLKSGVPYYNLKYQGKTVVEDSKLGLRLLRDGDIQFASEIERKDQNGKDLNDGFTKTAEKFDSKNESWNPVLGEKKSYVNHYNELAVTLNQPANDRHIIIKFRLFNDGLGFRYEFPEQKNLNYFIIKEEDSEIDLAADMKTFWITGDYDSQEYQYQETKISEIPARWPKSYDGNASQTPIKNAIQIPTMMKWEGKTPLYLNISEAAVINYPTANVEVDAVNYKLKTHLTPDAQGAKGYIQTPAVSPWRTIIVSPKAEEVLDSKMIFNLNEPTHYTDTSYIKPTKYMGVWWEMIIGKSQWAYSTANNVHIGKTDFSKLTPNGKHAANNDKVKQYIDFASKHGFDALLVEGWNVGWEDWFGHSKEFVFDFVTPYPDFDIKMLNDYAHSKGIKLMMHHETSGSATNYERWADKAFQLMNKYGYPSVKTGYVGNIIPRGEHHYSQWTINHYFRIAEKANEYKIMVNSHESVRPTGQSRTYPNWIAAEAARGTEFDAFGGNNPDHHVILPFTRFMGGPMDYTPGIFQTKLDYYFPGDTRYVKTTLAKQLALYVVMYSPLQMAADLPENYERHLDAFQFIKDVAADWDDTKILAAEPGDYIHTARKAKSKDEWYIGGITDENARTFTVDFSFLPKGKKYQATVYEDGKDADYINNPQSYNIYRKTVTSASKIPVKLARSGGYAISVKPL; encoded by the coding sequence ATGAGAAAAAATATAATAGGAGCAGTTTTTCTTTTTGCAACAGGCTTCGCAATCAACGCTCAAACCCTTAAATCACCCGACGGCAAATTTGAAATGAATTTCCAGCTGAAATCGGGAGTGCCATATTATAATCTGAAATATCAGGGCAAAACTGTAGTTGAAGATTCAAAATTAGGTTTGAGGTTGCTCCGCGACGGCGATATTCAGTTCGCTTCAGAAATTGAAAGAAAAGACCAGAACGGTAAAGACCTGAATGATGGCTTCACCAAAACAGCGGAAAAATTTGATTCTAAAAATGAATCCTGGAATCCGGTTTTGGGCGAGAAAAAATCTTACGTTAACCATTACAACGAACTGGCAGTTACGCTGAACCAGCCGGCGAATGACCGCCATATCATTATTAAATTCCGTTTGTTCAATGACGGTCTTGGCTTCAGGTATGAATTCCCGGAGCAGAAAAACCTGAATTATTTCATCATTAAAGAAGAAGATTCCGAAATTGACCTTGCTGCTGATATGAAGACTTTCTGGATTACCGGAGATTACGATTCGCAGGAATACCAGTATCAGGAAACCAAAATTTCAGAAATCCCGGCAAGATGGCCAAAATCTTACGACGGAAATGCCTCGCAAACGCCGATAAAAAATGCGATCCAGATTCCTACAATGATGAAGTGGGAAGGGAAAACGCCTTTATACCTGAATATTTCTGAAGCTGCCGTCATCAATTATCCTACCGCAAATGTTGAGGTGGATGCTGTTAATTACAAACTTAAAACACATTTAACGCCTGACGCTCAGGGCGCAAAAGGTTATATCCAGACGCCAGCCGTTTCACCGTGGAGAACAATCATCGTTTCACCAAAAGCTGAAGAAGTTCTGGATTCAAAGATGATTTTTAACCTTAATGAACCTACACATTACACCGATACTTCATACATCAAACCCACGAAATATATGGGCGTTTGGTGGGAAATGATCATCGGAAAGTCCCAGTGGGCTTATTCTACGGCGAACAATGTGCATATTGGCAAAACAGATTTTTCAAAATTAACACCCAACGGAAAACACGCCGCCAACAACGATAAAGTAAAACAATATATCGACTTCGCATCTAAACACGGTTTTGATGCTTTGCTGGTTGAAGGATGGAATGTTGGATGGGAAGATTGGTTTGGTCATTCTAAAGAATTTGTTTTCGACTTTGTAACGCCTTATCCCGATTTTGATATCAAAATGCTGAACGATTATGCGCATTCCAAAGGCATAAAACTGATGATGCACCACGAAACTTCAGGCTCTGCAACCAATTACGAGCGTTGGGCCGACAAAGCCTTCCAGCTGATGAACAAATACGGTTATCCGTCTGTGAAAACCGGTTATGTGGGCAACATCATTCCGCGCGGCGAACATCATTATTCACAATGGACCATCAACCATTATTTCCGGATAGCTGAAAAAGCCAACGAATACAAAATCATGGTGAATTCTCACGAAAGCGTGCGCCCGACAGGGCAAAGCCGTACGTACCCGAACTGGATCGCTGCCGAAGCCGCCCGCGGGACTGAGTTTGATGCGTTCGGCGGAAATAATCCGGATCACCATGTTATTTTGCCTTTTACCAGATTCATGGGCGGACCGATGGATTACACGCCCGGAATTTTCCAGACTAAACTCGATTACTACTTCCCTGGCGACACAAGATACGTGAAAACCACGCTTGCCAAACAGCTGGCTCTGTATGTGGTGATGTATTCTCCACTTCAGATGGCTGCTGATTTACCGGAAAATTATGAGAGACATCTTGATGCCTTCCAGTTCATCAAAGACGTAGCTGCAGATTGGGATGATACCAAAATTCTGGCCGCTGAACCGGGCGATTACATCCACACAGCACGCAAAGCCAAAAGTAAAGACGAGTGGTACATTGGCGGCATCACCGATGAAAACGCGAGAACTTTCACGGTAGATTTTTCTTTCCTTCCGAAAGGTAAAAAATACCAGGCAACCGTTTACGAAGATGGCAAGGATGCTGATTATATCAACAATCCGCAGAGCTATAATATTTACAGGAAAACCGTAACCAGCGCCAGCAAAATCCCTGTGAAACTTGCACGAAGCGGCGGTTATGCGATTTCTGTGAAGCCTTTATAA
- a CDS encoding bile acid:sodium symporter gives MKTLFNRQNIFLILLILMVIAGKLIPYKPHYNEIFNLNKFIDWGIAGIFLLYGLKLNLKEVLKDISNWKLHLLVQFGTFILFPMLVFLFYPLAKDSTWFLLWVAVFFLAALPSTVSSSVVMVSIAKGNITSAIFNASVSGLIGIVMTPLLMSFFLSQNAESGAHTTEIIAQLLIKVLLPIILGILLNPIFRNLINRHSKLIGEFDRLIILLIVYESFSGAFINRIFSTIPTIQFIWLTLACIALFFIVYEIIKFICHRLNFSREDTVTATFCGSKKSLVHGSLFVLVLGIPDESKVLFLLPIMIYHSFQLFYVSWLANKLAKSV, from the coding sequence ATGAAAACACTTTTCAACAGGCAAAATATTTTCCTCATCCTGCTGATTTTAATGGTCATTGCGGGGAAATTAATTCCCTACAAGCCACACTATAACGAGATTTTCAATCTTAATAAATTTATCGACTGGGGTATTGCCGGTATTTTCCTGCTTTACGGACTGAAACTCAACCTGAAGGAAGTCTTAAAAGACATTTCCAACTGGAAACTGCATCTGCTCGTGCAGTTCGGCACATTCATCCTTTTTCCAATGTTGGTATTTTTATTTTATCCTTTGGCGAAGGACAGTACGTGGTTTCTACTGTGGGTTGCGGTATTTTTTCTGGCAGCTTTGCCGTCCACGGTGTCTTCATCGGTGGTAATGGTTTCCATAGCTAAAGGCAATATCACGTCAGCCATATTCAACGCCTCAGTTTCCGGGTTGATAGGAATTGTGATGACGCCTTTGCTGATGAGCTTTTTTCTCAGTCAAAATGCTGAAAGCGGCGCCCACACCACCGAAATCATCGCACAGCTGCTCATAAAAGTTTTGCTGCCCATCATTCTCGGTATCCTGCTGAACCCCATTTTCAGGAATCTCATAAACCGCCACAGCAAGCTCATTGGCGAGTTCGACCGGCTCATCATCCTGCTCATCGTCTATGAAAGTTTTTCGGGTGCATTTATCAACCGTATTTTTTCAACCATTCCTACCATACAGTTTATATGGCTTACTTTAGCCTGTATCGCTCTGTTTTTCATTGTTTACGAAATCATTAAATTCATTTGTCACCGGCTGAATTTCAGTCGGGAAGATACCGTCACCGCCACGTTTTGCGGTTCCAAAAAATCACTCGTCCACGGCAGCCTTTTCGTCCTCGTACTGGGCATTCCCGACGAATCAAAAGTCCTTTTCCTGCTGCCCATCATGATTTATCACAGCTTCCAACTTTTTTACGTCAGTTGGCTGGCAAATAAACTCGCAAAAAGCGTGTAG
- a CDS encoding MFS transporter, with product MTKKIKPNLSLAQIINMSMGFMGIQMAFGLQNGNASRILANLGADVHELSWFWLVAPFTGLIVQPIIGHLGDNTWSPLGRRKPFFLIGAVLCAVGLVLLPNAASVTHLVAANVLLLAVIFLAMMDASVNVAMEPFRALVGDMLPKHQGTLGFSVQTILIGFGAVLGSYMPDWLTKLGVNSVAPAGYVADNVIYSFYIGAAILLLTILYTIFTTKEYSPQEFAEFSDGKEIVEEKSKFSDIFKDFAKVPDQMKKLGLVQFFSWFALFTMWVFTTNALATHHFGLSPDDTHSEMFNEAGNLTGKLFGQYNLWAIPFAFLLTPVAKAIGKKQTHALALVCGGLGLIAMNFISKDLLWISMIGLGFAWASILAMPYAMLIDSIPSKKMGIYMGIFNFFIVIPQIVNGIFGGPIVSNLFGNMAMGYVVVGGICMIIAALLTMLLVKSDPAETGQAEEEIQQVHF from the coding sequence ATGACAAAAAAAATAAAACCAAACCTTTCCCTTGCACAAATCATCAACATGAGCATGGGATTTATGGGAATACAGATGGCCTTTGGCCTGCAAAACGGTAATGCGAGCCGTATCTTAGCGAATTTGGGAGCCGATGTGCATGAACTTTCGTGGTTCTGGCTGGTGGCGCCTTTCACGGGGCTTATCGTGCAGCCGATTATCGGCCACTTGGGCGATAACACCTGGAGTCCTCTGGGGCGCAGGAAACCATTCTTTCTCATTGGAGCCGTGCTGTGTGCTGTTGGTTTGGTTCTTCTGCCGAATGCTGCTTCAGTAACGCACTTAGTTGCAGCCAATGTCTTGCTTTTGGCGGTGATATTCCTGGCGATGATGGATGCCTCGGTCAACGTGGCGATGGAGCCGTTCCGTGCGCTGGTTGGCGATATGCTGCCGAAACATCAGGGAACCCTTGGCTTTTCCGTACAGACGATTCTGATTGGTTTTGGAGCGGTTTTGGGGTCGTATATGCCCGACTGGCTCACCAAACTGGGCGTGAACAGCGTTGCGCCGGCAGGTTACGTGGCGGATAATGTGATCTACTCCTTCTACATCGGTGCGGCAATTCTGTTGCTGACGATTTTGTACACGATTTTCACGACGAAAGAATATTCGCCGCAGGAATTTGCAGAATTTTCTGACGGGAAAGAAATTGTAGAAGAAAAATCTAAATTCTCAGATATTTTCAAAGATTTTGCTAAAGTTCCGGATCAGATGAAGAAACTTGGACTGGTGCAGTTTTTCTCCTGGTTTGCGCTGTTTACCATGTGGGTTTTCACGACCAACGCTTTGGCGACGCACCATTTCGGGCTTTCTCCGGATGATACGCATTCCGAGATGTTCAATGAGGCGGGAAACCTTACCGGAAAACTTTTCGGGCAGTACAATCTCTGGGCGATTCCTTTCGCCTTCCTGCTGACACCGGTTGCAAAAGCTATCGGTAAAAAACAAACCCATGCTTTGGCTTTGGTCTGCGGCGGTCTGGGACTTATTGCGATGAATTTCATCTCCAAAGATCTGCTGTGGATTTCTATGATCGGGCTTGGTTTTGCGTGGGCAAGTATTCTGGCGATGCCTTATGCGATGCTAATCGACAGCATTCCGAGTAAGAAAATGGGAATTTATATGGGAATTTTCAATTTCTTTATCGTGATTCCTCAGATCGTGAACGGTATTTTTGGCGGCCCGATTGTTTCTAACCTTTTCGGCAATATGGCGATGGGTTACGTCGTCGTAGGCGGCATCTGTATGATCATTGCGGCGTTGCTCACCATGCTCTTGGTAAAATCAGATCCCGCTGAAACCGGTCAGGCAGAAGAAGAGATTCAGCAGGTACATTTTTAA